Proteins encoded within one genomic window of Vidua macroura isolate BioBank_ID:100142 chromosome 2, ASM2450914v1, whole genome shotgun sequence:
- the LOC128803902 gene encoding amine oxidase [flavin-containing] A-like isoform X2, translated as MFHYKGGKSQNITEICPSTWNPFVYLDYNNFWRTMDKMGKEIPVDAPWDAPHAEEWDKMTMKELINKICWTKAVRDFATVFVNVNVTSEPHQVSALWFLWYVRQCGGTFRIFSITNGGQERKFKGGSGQISEKIMERLKGRVKLERPVISIDQTSDNVLVETLNHEIYEGKYVISAIPPILTTKIHYKPELPPNRNQLIQRLPMGSVIKTMMYYREAFWRRKGYCGSFVIEDEESPIGITIDDTKPDGTFPAIMGFILSRKAIKLAHLSKEERKKKISEAYAKALGMKEALQPVHYEEKDWAMEQYSGGCYTAYFPPGIMHSYGRIIRQPVDRIYFAGTETATQWSGYMEGAVQAGERAAREVLHSMGKISKSEIWMPEPESKDVPARPFPTTFWERNLPSAPGLLCLLSCTLCLTSVAAAGLLVCKKGLVTRN; from the exons ATGTTCCATTACAAAGGG GGAAAGTCacaaaatatcacagaaattTGCCCTTCAACATGGAATCCCTTTGTTTATCTGGATTACAATAACTTCTGGAGAACCATGGACAAGATGGGAAAAGAG ATTCCTGTTGATGCACCATGGGATGCTCCACATGCTGAAGAATGGGACAAAATGACCATGAAAGAGCTGATAAATAAGATTTGCTGGACCAA agctgtcagagaCTTCGCCACGGTCTTTGTGAACGTCAACGTCACGTCTGAGCCTCACCAAGTCTCTGCCCTCTGGTTCCTGTGGTATGTGAGGCAGTGTGGGGGCACATTCAGGATTTTCTCTATCACCAATGGGGGCCAG GAGAGGAAGTTCAAAGGGGGTTCCGGTCAGATAtcagagaaaataatggaaCGCCTCAAAGGCAGAGTTAAACTGGAGAGACCTGTGATCAGTATCGATCAGACAAGTGATAATGTCCTTGTGGAGACTCTAAACCATGAGATATATGAG GGCAAGTACGTGATCAGTGCCATCCCTCCAATCCTGACAACGAAGATTCATTACAAACCAGAGCTGCCACCAAACAGAAACCAGTTAATTCAGCGTTTGCCTATGGGGAGTGTCATAAAAACCATGATGTACTACAGGGAAGCCTTCTGGAGGAGGAAGG GTTATTGTGGTTCCTTCGTCATTGAGGATGAAGAGTCTCCAATTGGAATAACCATAGATGACACAAAACCTGATGGAACTTTCCCTGCCATTATGGG tttcatcCTTTCCAGAAAGGCTATCAAACTGGCCCATCTCAGCAAGGAAGAGAG GAAAAAGAAGATCAGTGAGGCATATGCCAAGGCACTGGGGATGAAAGAGGCTTTACAA CCTGTGCATTATGAAGAGAAGGACTGGGCCATGGAGCAATATTCAGGGGGCTGCTACACAGCCTACTTCCCACCAGGCATAATGCATTCCTATGGAAG GATCATTCGCCAGCCTGTTGACAGAATCTACTTTGCTGGCACGGAGACAGCGACCCAGTGGAGCGGATACATGGAGGGGGCCGTGCAGGCAGGAGAGAGAGCAGCCAGAGAG gTACTGCACAGTATGGGGAAGATCTCCAAGAGTGAAATTTGGATGCCAGAGCCAGAGTCAAAG GATGTCCCAGCCCGACCATTCCCCACCACCTTCTGGGAGAGGAACCTGCCCTCGGCGccggggctgctgtgcctgctgagcTGCACCCTGTGTCTCACCTCCGTGGCTGCCGCGGGGCTCTTGGTCTGTAAAAAGGGACTTGTCACCCGAAACTAG
- the LOC128803902 gene encoding amine oxidase [flavin-containing] A-like isoform X1: MAQRYDVVVIGAGISGLSAAKLLSEAGVSVVVLEARDRVGGRTFTIRNDKVNYVDVGGSYVGPTQNRILRLAKELGVENYKVYVEGRMFHYKGGKSQNITEICPSTWNPFVYLDYNNFWRTMDKMGKEIPVDAPWDAPHAEEWDKMTMKELINKICWTKAVRDFATVFVNVNVTSEPHQVSALWFLWYVRQCGGTFRIFSITNGGQERKFKGGSGQISEKIMERLKGRVKLERPVISIDQTSDNVLVETLNHEIYEGKYVISAIPPILTTKIHYKPELPPNRNQLIQRLPMGSVIKTMMYYREAFWRRKGYCGSFVIEDEESPIGITIDDTKPDGTFPAIMGFILSRKAIKLAHLSKEERKKKISEAYAKALGMKEALQPVHYEEKDWAMEQYSGGCYTAYFPPGIMHSYGRIIRQPVDRIYFAGTETATQWSGYMEGAVQAGERAAREVLHSMGKISKSEIWMPEPESKDVPARPFPTTFWERNLPSAPGLLCLLSCTLCLTSVAAAGLLVCKKGLVTRN, encoded by the exons ATGGCACAGAGATACGACGTGGTCGTGATCGGGGCCGGCATCTCAG GTTTGTCAGCTGCCAAATTGCTGTCTGAGGCTGGGGTCAGCGTGGTGGTCCTTGAGGCCCGGGACAGAGTGGGAGGAAGGACATTCACTATCAGG AATGATAAAGTGAATTATGTAGATGTAGGTGGATCTTATGTGGGACCTACCCAAAACCGGATTCTGCGACTGGCAAAAGAGCTGGGGGTGGAGAACTATAAAGTGTATGTCGAGGGCCGCATGTTCCATTACAAAGGG GGAAAGTCacaaaatatcacagaaattTGCCCTTCAACATGGAATCCCTTTGTTTATCTGGATTACAATAACTTCTGGAGAACCATGGACAAGATGGGAAAAGAG ATTCCTGTTGATGCACCATGGGATGCTCCACATGCTGAAGAATGGGACAAAATGACCATGAAAGAGCTGATAAATAAGATTTGCTGGACCAA agctgtcagagaCTTCGCCACGGTCTTTGTGAACGTCAACGTCACGTCTGAGCCTCACCAAGTCTCTGCCCTCTGGTTCCTGTGGTATGTGAGGCAGTGTGGGGGCACATTCAGGATTTTCTCTATCACCAATGGGGGCCAG GAGAGGAAGTTCAAAGGGGGTTCCGGTCAGATAtcagagaaaataatggaaCGCCTCAAAGGCAGAGTTAAACTGGAGAGACCTGTGATCAGTATCGATCAGACAAGTGATAATGTCCTTGTGGAGACTCTAAACCATGAGATATATGAG GGCAAGTACGTGATCAGTGCCATCCCTCCAATCCTGACAACGAAGATTCATTACAAACCAGAGCTGCCACCAAACAGAAACCAGTTAATTCAGCGTTTGCCTATGGGGAGTGTCATAAAAACCATGATGTACTACAGGGAAGCCTTCTGGAGGAGGAAGG GTTATTGTGGTTCCTTCGTCATTGAGGATGAAGAGTCTCCAATTGGAATAACCATAGATGACACAAAACCTGATGGAACTTTCCCTGCCATTATGGG tttcatcCTTTCCAGAAAGGCTATCAAACTGGCCCATCTCAGCAAGGAAGAGAG GAAAAAGAAGATCAGTGAGGCATATGCCAAGGCACTGGGGATGAAAGAGGCTTTACAA CCTGTGCATTATGAAGAGAAGGACTGGGCCATGGAGCAATATTCAGGGGGCTGCTACACAGCCTACTTCCCACCAGGCATAATGCATTCCTATGGAAG GATCATTCGCCAGCCTGTTGACAGAATCTACTTTGCTGGCACGGAGACAGCGACCCAGTGGAGCGGATACATGGAGGGGGCCGTGCAGGCAGGAGAGAGAGCAGCCAGAGAG gTACTGCACAGTATGGGGAAGATCTCCAAGAGTGAAATTTGGATGCCAGAGCCAGAGTCAAAG GATGTCCCAGCCCGACCATTCCCCACCACCTTCTGGGAGAGGAACCTGCCCTCGGCGccggggctgctgtgcctgctgagcTGCACCCTGTGTCTCACCTCCGTGGCTGCCGCGGGGCTCTTGGTCTGTAAAAAGGGACTTGTCACCCGAAACTAG